The Agromyces sp. LHK192 genome includes a window with the following:
- the kdpF gene encoding K(+)-transporting ATPase subunit F, with product MIVFELLAAALGVAAIAYLVVALIRPERF from the coding sequence GTGATCGTCTTCGAGCTGCTCGCCGCCGCGCTGGGGGTCGCCGCCATCGCGTACCTCGTGGTCGCCCTGATCCGTCCCGAGAGGTTCTGA
- a CDS encoding DUF6611 family protein, giving the protein MTSTRTEPPSHPLVARPARRAHPWGWTETETGRYGETTTFLVILPPGTPDALRRLVRVHRASPLVAIAAVVGAAAVAALLGGLDAVMAGVAAGAALAVISSITVAVLTARVRRRTAVLSAHHSDLHPTLAEERGCAKVRRIRADLERADDRLASGAQTADDHRTAWTRAHAEARRAASLLDD; this is encoded by the coding sequence ATGACGTCCACGCGAACGGAGCCCCCGAGTCATCCCCTCGTCGCACGCCCGGCTCGGCGGGCGCATCCATGGGGATGGACCGAGACCGAGACCGGCCGGTACGGCGAGACCACGACCTTCCTCGTGATCCTGCCGCCCGGCACGCCCGACGCCCTCCGACGGCTGGTCCGCGTGCACCGCGCCTCGCCGCTGGTCGCGATCGCGGCGGTCGTGGGCGCCGCGGCCGTCGCCGCGCTCCTCGGCGGCCTCGACGCCGTCATGGCCGGCGTCGCCGCGGGCGCCGCCCTCGCCGTGATCTCGTCGATCACGGTCGCCGTGCTCACCGCGAGGGTGCGTCGGCGGACCGCGGTGCTCAGCGCGCACCACTCCGACCTGCACCCGACGCTCGCCGAGGAACGCGGCTGCGCGAAGGTCCGCCGGATCCGGGCGGACCTCGAACGAGCCGACGACCGGCTCGCTTCAGGCGCCCAGACCGCCGACGACCATCGGACGGCGTGGACGCGGGCCCACGCCGAGGCCCGTCGAGCGGCGTCGCTGCTGGACGACTGA
- a CDS encoding ABC transporter permease has protein sequence MRTLLGQRVRRDWLQLLLWIAGTAALAGAAGTAVTTTFADATERAGVLALTATAPAILIFRGTPNGADEGPFAFFLIFAFLALMAGLMSTFLAVRHTRADEEQGRAELVAATPAGRVLPTVATLAHGIGANVLLGLAVAAVFIAGGFDAGGSLTTGAATAASGVAFLGFGLFAAQLFRTSRAANAASVAFVLGAYLVRGIGDATGTYSDDGQHVTPSWVSWLSPIGWAQRTEAFDANDLTPLLLSLGFAAVLVGLVFAFQSARDQGASIFAGGRGRATAGALLSGGTGLAWALNRGAVIAWAVGAVATGLLATALSPLIDQIGTEVPAVAQTLQQLNPGGSMAQALTATFFSIVGILASAAALQVVIRARQEEAHGTAELILATPLSRLRWLSGYLVIGVVAVTAILASAALGGVVGAQRADDPAQAAGDALEAAAAQFPAALLFLAFGLLLLVFVPRLTIALAWAVLGVLAFLGVFGDLLGLPDWTHDLSPFAHSPVPVGDDVDWSGAFWMLGLAVVGTVAAVAGMRRRELATGG, from the coding sequence ATGCGCACCCTGCTGGGGCAGCGGGTGCGCCGCGACTGGCTGCAGCTGCTGCTGTGGATCGCGGGGACCGCCGCGCTCGCCGGCGCCGCGGGCACCGCGGTGACGACGACGTTCGCCGACGCGACCGAGCGCGCCGGGGTGCTCGCGCTGACCGCGACGGCGCCCGCCATCCTGATCTTCCGCGGAACCCCGAACGGCGCCGACGAGGGGCCGTTCGCGTTCTTCCTGATCTTCGCGTTCCTCGCGCTCATGGCGGGGCTCATGAGCACGTTCCTCGCGGTCCGGCACACGCGGGCCGACGAGGAGCAGGGGCGTGCCGAGCTCGTCGCGGCCACGCCGGCGGGCCGGGTGCTGCCCACCGTCGCGACGCTCGCGCACGGCATCGGCGCGAACGTGCTGCTCGGCCTCGCGGTCGCGGCGGTGTTCATCGCGGGCGGGTTCGACGCCGGGGGGTCGCTCACCACGGGTGCCGCGACCGCGGCGAGCGGCGTCGCGTTCCTCGGGTTCGGCTTGTTCGCGGCTCAGCTGTTCCGAACCTCTCGGGCGGCGAACGCGGCGTCGGTCGCATTCGTGCTCGGCGCGTACCTCGTGCGCGGCATCGGCGACGCGACGGGCACCTACTCCGACGACGGGCAGCACGTGACGCCGTCGTGGGTGAGCTGGCTGTCGCCGATCGGCTGGGCGCAGCGCACCGAGGCGTTCGACGCGAACGACCTGACCCCGCTGCTGCTCTCGCTCGGCTTCGCTGCGGTGCTCGTCGGCCTCGTGTTCGCCTTCCAGTCGGCACGCGACCAGGGCGCGAGCATCTTCGCAGGCGGTCGGGGTCGCGCGACCGCCGGCGCGCTGCTGAGCGGTGGCACTGGCCTCGCCTGGGCCCTCAACCGGGGCGCGGTCATCGCGTGGGCGGTGGGCGCCGTCGCGACGGGCCTGCTGGCGACCGCGTTGAGCCCGCTCATCGACCAGATCGGCACCGAGGTCCCCGCGGTCGCGCAGACGCTCCAGCAGCTGAATCCCGGCGGGTCGATGGCGCAGGCGCTGACGGCGACCTTCTTCAGCATCGTCGGCATCCTGGCCTCCGCGGCGGCGCTGCAGGTCGTGATCAGGGCCCGGCAGGAGGAGGCGCACGGCACGGCAGAGCTCATCCTCGCGACGCCGCTGTCGAGGCTGCGCTGGCTCAGCGGCTACCTCGTCATCGGCGTCGTCGCCGTGACCGCGATCCTGGCGAGCGCGGCCCTCGGCGGCGTGGTCGGGGCACAGCGCGCCGACGACCCGGCGCAGGCCGCGGGCGACGCCCTCGAGGCCGCGGCCGCGCAGTTCCCCGCAGCGCTGCTGTTCCTCGCGTTCGGGCTCCTGCTGCTCGTCTTCGTGCCGCGACTGACGATCGCGCTCGCGTGGGCCGTGCTCGGGGTGCTGGCGTTCCTGGGCGTGTTCGGCGACCTGCTCGGCCTGCCCGATTGGACGCACGACCTCTCGCCGTTCGCGCACTCGCCCGTGCCGGTCGGCGACGACGTCGACTGGTCGGGCGCGTTCTGGATGCTCGGCCTCGCGGTCGTCGGCACCGTCGCGGCGGTGGCCGGCATGCGGCGCCGCGAGCTCGCCACCGGCGGATAG
- a CDS encoding ABC transporter ATP-binding protein, which produces MEQSGAGAPVIEIEGLVKRFGRTTALDEFELRVSEGEVHGFLGPNGAGKSTTIRILLGLARATSGTARLFGRDPWTEAADLHRRVAYVPGDVSLWPNLTGGEAIDLLSRLRGGTADRATYADRRQRLLDAFQLDPRKKGRAYSKGNRQKVALVAAFATPADLYLLDEPTSGLDPLMEQVFNREIARVAAEGATVLLSSHILSEVEELCDRVSIIRAGRLVESGTLAELRHLTRTEVAFVHDPARDAAVAALDGAHDVRVDSGRVRFTVDSDRVAGILPDLGRLGVEGLTITPPSLEELFLRHYGDDLAASDGVGAASDRAAARPGSRAGSREG; this is translated from the coding sequence ATGGAACAGTCCGGCGCCGGCGCGCCCGTCATCGAGATCGAGGGGCTGGTCAAGCGGTTCGGCCGCACGACCGCCCTCGACGAGTTCGAACTCCGCGTCTCGGAGGGCGAGGTCCACGGCTTCCTCGGCCCGAACGGCGCCGGCAAGTCCACCACCATCCGCATCCTGCTCGGCCTCGCGCGGGCGACGTCGGGCACCGCCCGGCTGTTCGGGCGCGACCCGTGGACCGAAGCCGCCGACCTGCACCGACGGGTCGCCTACGTGCCCGGCGATGTCAGCCTCTGGCCGAACCTGACCGGCGGCGAGGCGATCGACCTGCTGTCGAGGCTGCGGGGCGGCACCGCCGACCGGGCGACGTACGCCGACCGCCGACAGCGCCTGCTCGACGCGTTCCAGCTCGACCCGCGCAAGAAGGGCCGCGCGTACTCGAAGGGCAACCGGCAGAAGGTCGCGCTGGTGGCGGCGTTCGCGACGCCCGCCGACCTGTACCTGCTCGACGAGCCGACGAGCGGGCTCGACCCGCTCATGGAGCAGGTCTTCAACCGCGAGATCGCGCGTGTCGCCGCCGAGGGCGCGACCGTGCTGCTGTCGAGCCACATCCTCTCCGAGGTCGAGGAGCTCTGCGACCGGGTGAGCATCATCCGGGCCGGACGGCTCGTCGAGTCCGGCACGCTCGCCGAGCTTCGGCACCTCACGCGCACCGAGGTCGCGTTCGTGCACGACCCCGCCCGCGACGCGGCGGTCGCGGCGCTCGACGGTGCGCACGACGTGCGCGTCGACAGCGGACGCGTGAGGTTCACGGTCGACAGCGATCGGGTGGCGGGGATCCTGCCCGACCTCGGGCGGCTCGGAGTGGAGGGGCTCACGATCACGCCGCCGTCGCTCGAGGAGCTGTTCCTGCGGCACTACGGCGACGATCTCGCGGCATCCGATGGCGTCGGCGCAGCATCCGATCGTGCCGCCGCACGGCCCGGCTCGCGGGCCGGCTCGCGGGAGGGATGA
- a CDS encoding TrkA family potassium uptake protein has protein sequence MVDRIKHDAPVLVIGLGRFGAATAGQLDRLGREVLAVDTDETLVQKWSDRVTHAVVADAKSIDALRQIGAQDFSIAVCAVGSSVEASVLITANLVDLKIPQIWAKAISASHGKILERIGANHVIYPEREAGERTAHLVSGRMLDFIEFDDDFALVKMYPPKPIRGKNLTESGVRSRHRVTVVGVKSPGKPFTYATEHTVVSNHDLIIVSGTEGDIEKFAALE, from the coding sequence TTGGTTGATCGCATCAAGCATGACGCCCCCGTGCTCGTCATCGGGCTCGGACGGTTCGGGGCGGCCACCGCAGGCCAGCTCGACCGCCTCGGCCGCGAGGTGCTCGCGGTGGACACCGACGAGACGCTCGTGCAGAAGTGGTCGGATCGCGTGACGCACGCGGTCGTCGCCGACGCGAAGTCGATCGACGCGCTGCGCCAGATCGGCGCCCAGGACTTCTCGATCGCGGTGTGCGCCGTCGGCTCCTCGGTCGAGGCATCCGTGCTCATCACGGCGAACCTCGTGGACCTCAAGATTCCGCAGATCTGGGCGAAGGCCATCTCGGCGTCGCACGGCAAGATCCTCGAGCGCATCGGCGCGAATCACGTCATCTACCCCGAGCGCGAGGCGGGTGAGCGCACCGCGCATCTGGTCAGCGGTCGGATGCTCGACTTCATCGAGTTCGACGACGACTTCGCGCTCGTGAAGATGTACCCGCCCAAGCCGATCCGCGGCAAGAACCTGACCGAGTCGGGCGTGCGCAGCCGGCACCGCGTGACGGTGGTCGGCGTGAAGAGCCCGGGGAAGCCGTTCACGTACGCGACCGAGCACACCGTGGTGTCGAACCACGACCTGATCATCGTGTCGGGCACCGAGGGCGACATCGAGAAGTTCGCGGCGCTCGAGTGA
- a CDS encoding TrkH family potassium uptake protein produces the protein MALRSASPRGGLQPRSWLGRFRDGLDGVLRHSPSRFAILVFAGLILIFTLLFSLPIARAGTSGSAPLHDALFTAVSVICVTGLATVDMATYWSPFGHALVFIGVNIGGIGVLTLASILGLVISRRLGLRAKLIAASDSNPSRIHVGPVAERQAVRLGEVGGLLVTVAVSALVIEGIIALAMVPSMLAEGFSWLQSIWYSMYYSAMAFTNTGFSPNPGGLAPFEHDYWMLTMLMLGVFLGSLGFPVIFALARGWRQPRKWSVHVKLTLTTTTILFVAGAAMFLLLEHANPKTYGHLDAGPTIYQSFFMSMMTRSGGFATIDMHDLYGSSQLVSSMLMFVGGGSASTAGGIKVTTLAVLFLAAFAEARGAPSMEAFGRRIPRDMLRLSVSVVLWGATIVAASSIAILQITKAPFENVLFDVISAFATCGLSTGLTAELPPSGVYVMALTMFMGRVGTVTLAAALAASQKRQLYKRPEERPIVG, from the coding sequence ATGGCACTTCGATCGGCGAGCCCTCGCGGCGGGCTGCAGCCCCGCTCGTGGCTCGGCCGGTTCCGTGACGGTCTCGACGGCGTCCTGCGTCACTCGCCGTCGCGGTTCGCGATCCTCGTGTTCGCCGGGCTCATCCTGATCTTCACGCTGCTGTTCTCGTTGCCGATCGCGCGCGCGGGAACCAGCGGCTCCGCGCCGCTGCACGACGCGCTGTTCACCGCCGTCTCCGTGATCTGCGTCACCGGCCTGGCGACCGTGGACATGGCCACCTACTGGTCGCCGTTCGGTCACGCCCTCGTGTTCATCGGGGTGAACATCGGCGGTATCGGCGTGCTCACCCTCGCCTCGATCCTCGGCCTGGTGATCTCCCGACGGCTCGGGCTGCGCGCCAAGCTCATCGCGGCGAGCGATTCGAACCCCTCCCGCATCCACGTCGGTCCAGTGGCCGAACGCCAGGCGGTACGACTCGGCGAGGTCGGCGGGCTGCTCGTCACCGTCGCGGTCAGCGCCCTCGTGATCGAGGGGATCATCGCCCTCGCGATGGTTCCGAGCATGCTCGCCGAGGGGTTCAGCTGGCTGCAGTCGATCTGGTACAGCATGTACTACTCGGCGATGGCGTTCACGAACACGGGGTTCAGCCCGAATCCGGGCGGCCTCGCACCCTTCGAGCACGACTACTGGATGCTGACGATGCTCATGCTCGGGGTGTTCCTCGGCAGCCTGGGCTTCCCGGTGATCTTCGCGCTCGCGCGCGGCTGGCGGCAGCCCCGCAAGTGGAGCGTGCACGTCAAGCTGACGCTGACGACCACGACGATCCTGTTCGTCGCCGGTGCGGCGATGTTCCTGCTGCTCGAGCACGCCAACCCCAAGACGTACGGTCACCTCGACGCAGGACCGACGATCTACCAGTCGTTCTTCATGTCGATGATGACGAGGTCGGGAGGGTTCGCCACCATCGACATGCACGACCTGTACGGCTCGAGCCAGCTCGTCAGCAGCATGCTGATGTTCGTCGGCGGCGGCTCCGCGTCGACGGCCGGAGGCATCAAGGTGACGACCCTTGCGGTGCTGTTCCTCGCCGCGTTCGCCGAGGCCCGCGGCGCGCCCTCGATGGAGGCGTTCGGGCGCCGCATCCCACGCGACATGCTGCGCCTGTCGGTCAGCGTCGTCCTGTGGGGCGCGACGATCGTCGCGGCGTCGTCGATCGCGATCCTGCAGATCACGAAGGCGCCGTTCGAGAACGTGTTGTTCGACGTGATCTCCGCGTTCGCGACCTGCGGCCTGTCGACGGGGCTGACCGCCGAACTGCCTCCGTCGGGCGTCTACGTGATGGCCCTGACGATGTTCATGGGCCGCGTGGGCACCGTGACCCTCGCCGCTGCCCTCGCGGCCAGCCAGAAGCGGCAGTTGTACAAGCGACCGGAAGAGAGGCCCATCGTTGGTTGA
- a CDS encoding helix-turn-helix transcriptional regulator, producing the protein MADIFDVVADRTRRDILGVLLERESVEPQSNGEISVSEIVATLGTSQPTVSKHLKVLREAGLVVVREEGQHRYYRLDRTPLETLEDWLIPFFSDGAAADAATLASAESAAAEGLSDEQRAFASAIGKAFAETAQKVTAVVGRK; encoded by the coding sequence ATGGCGGACATCTTCGACGTGGTGGCGGACCGGACCCGGCGCGACATCCTCGGGGTGCTCCTCGAACGCGAGTCCGTCGAGCCGCAGTCGAACGGCGAGATCAGCGTCTCCGAGATCGTCGCGACCCTCGGCACGAGCCAGCCCACCGTGTCGAAGCACCTCAAGGTGCTGCGCGAGGCCGGGCTCGTCGTCGTCCGCGAGGAGGGCCAGCACCGGTACTACCGGCTCGACCGCACCCCGCTCGAGACGCTCGAGGACTGGCTCATCCCGTTCTTCTCGGACGGCGCGGCCGCGGATGCCGCGACCCTCGCATCGGCCGAGTCGGCCGCCGCCGAGGGACTGAGCGACGAGCAGCGCGCCTTCGCGTCGGCGATCGGCAAGGCCTTCGCCGAGACCGCGCAGAAGGTCACCGCGGTCGTCGGCCGCAAGTAG
- a CDS encoding anthrone oxygenase family protein: protein MDGWILALLVIATVGAGVAGGIFFAFSGFVVQGLERLAPADAARAMRGINETALRPPLMLELFGTALVAAAVAVLVLVAPGPETWWTVAAAAVYVVTVVVVTAAANVPRNDALMRAPADDAALAAAWAAFRPGWMGWNHVRTLGASVSCGLFAIALALAW from the coding sequence ATGGATGGATGGATCCTCGCCCTGCTCGTGATCGCAACGGTCGGCGCCGGCGTCGCCGGTGGCATCTTCTTCGCCTTCTCGGGCTTCGTGGTGCAGGGCCTCGAGCGCCTCGCGCCCGCCGACGCGGCCCGCGCCATGCGCGGCATCAACGAGACGGCGCTGCGGCCGCCGCTCATGCTCGAACTCTTCGGCACCGCACTCGTCGCGGCCGCCGTCGCGGTGCTCGTGCTGGTCGCCCCCGGGCCCGAGACCTGGTGGACGGTCGCGGCAGCCGCCGTCTACGTGGTCACGGTCGTCGTCGTGACCGCTGCCGCGAACGTCCCGCGCAACGACGCGCTCATGCGCGCCCCGGCCGACGACGCGGCACTGGCCGCCGCGTGGGCCGCATTCCGACCGGGATGGATGGGCTGGAACCACGTGCGCACGCTCGGGGCATCCGTCTCCTGCGGGCTCTTCGCGATCGCCCTCGCGCTGGCGTGGTGA
- a CDS encoding GNAT family N-acetyltransferase: MSRSTLLIRTTREEDWQAVRALRLEMLRDTPLAYAETLEHALQVEEPAWRLRARRGETAGQTSVVAIEGARWVGHMGGYLPDAATGPVLVAVYVAPDRRGDQAGVARALLDEVERWARQFGSTLRLEVHEENPRARRFYEKLGFTLTGRSRRYELEPGGLELEMIKPLA, encoded by the coding sequence ATGTCCCGCTCCACCCTGCTGATCCGGACCACTCGCGAGGAGGACTGGCAGGCCGTGCGCGCGTTGCGCCTCGAGATGCTCCGCGACACCCCGCTCGCCTACGCGGAGACCCTCGAGCACGCGCTCCAGGTCGAGGAGCCGGCGTGGCGACTGCGCGCCCGCCGCGGCGAGACCGCCGGGCAGACCTCGGTGGTCGCGATCGAAGGAGCACGCTGGGTCGGACACATGGGCGGGTACCTCCCGGATGCCGCGACCGGACCAGTGCTCGTCGCCGTCTACGTCGCGCCCGATCGGCGCGGCGACCAGGCCGGCGTCGCCCGCGCACTGCTCGACGAGGTCGAGCGCTGGGCGCGGCAGTTCGGCTCCACCCTGCGCCTCGAGGTGCACGAGGAGAACCCGCGCGCCCGCAGGTTCTACGAGAAGCTCGGCTTCACGCTCACCGGGCGCAGCCGCCGGTACGAACTCGAGCCGGGTGGCCTCGAGCTCGAGATGATCAAGCCGCTCGCCTGA
- a CDS encoding 30S ribosomal protein bS22 — MGSVIKKRRKRMAKKKHRKLLRKTRHQRRNKK; from the coding sequence ATGGGTTCCGTCATCAAGAAGCGTCGCAAGCGTATGGCGAAGAAGAAGCACCGCAAGCTGCTTCGCAAGACTCGCCACCAGCGTCGCAACAAGAAGTAG
- a CDS encoding glutaredoxin family protein: protein MTTHRLTLIGKPGCHLCDDARDIVAAVREELAAQPDAPAIEFDEQSILDDAALAERFAEEIPVVLIDGEVHGYWRIDPVRLKTALLR from the coding sequence GTGACGACGCACCGACTCACGCTCATCGGCAAGCCCGGATGCCACCTCTGCGATGACGCCCGCGACATCGTCGCCGCGGTCCGCGAGGAACTCGCTGCGCAACCGGATGCCCCCGCGATCGAGTTCGACGAGCAGTCGATCCTCGACGACGCGGCGCTCGCCGAGCGGTTCGCCGAGGAGATCCCCGTCGTGCTCATCGACGGCGAGGTGCACGGCTACTGGCGGATCGACCCGGTCCGGCTGAAGACGGCCCTGCTGCGCTGA
- a CDS encoding arylsulfatase: MAREFKGEIELDVRDSKADWDAFLPDPAPEGAPNVLVVLYDDTGMAAWSPYGGRINMPTMDRLAADGLTYSQWHTTALCSPTRSTFLTGRNHHLNGFATISESSTGFPGYNSHIPPSNVTMAHLLRDAGWSTFWVGKNHNVPIDEWTAGASKKNWPLAQGYDRFYGFIGGETNNWYPSLAEDNHYIDQPYLPEDGYHLSKDLADQALKMIRDVKQTEPDKPWYLWFCPGANHAPHHAPQEYIDRYKGRFDDGYEAYREWVLPRMIERGILPDDTDLTDINPMPDGTFTQTDLVRPWAELDDQERAMFSRMAEVFAGFSEYTDAQVGRIVDYLEESGQLENTLIIYCADNGASGEGSPNGSVNEGKIFGGYPDDEADNLRLVDELGSPETYNHYPTGWAMAFSTPYRMFKRYTYQGGVCDPLVIHWPAGFHAKGEVRSQYHHSTDIVPTILDACGVEMPETYNGVQQTPLSGVSMRYSFDAAPDGPTTKRTQYYEMLGSRGIWHEGWKAVAEHGPMAGTSGFEDDVWQLFHTDVDRAEAHDLADEHPEKLEELKALWLEEAKANQVLPLNDLQIIGNPKDFETFVAMEFHQPAPPSGRFVYYPGTSEVPERSAANVHGVSYKIAAEVEFTPESQGVIFAHGSRFGGHALVVKDGQVHYVYNFLGIPPEDRVSAPVPTSGRHIIGVEFTKTGTGPYREGTGPVKLYIDDEQVDEKDIRTVLGHFSLCGEGLTIGRDSADPVSSLYGYGFDFTGGEVAKVVFDIADDAYLDLEAHLAAAMARD; the protein is encoded by the coding sequence ATGGCTCGGGAATTCAAGGGTGAGATCGAACTCGACGTCCGCGACTCGAAGGCGGACTGGGACGCCTTCCTGCCCGACCCGGCACCGGAAGGAGCCCCGAACGTGCTCGTCGTGCTCTACGACGACACCGGCATGGCCGCGTGGTCGCCCTACGGTGGCCGCATCAACATGCCGACGATGGACCGCCTCGCCGCCGACGGACTCACCTACTCGCAGTGGCACACGACGGCGCTGTGCTCGCCGACGCGCTCGACGTTCCTGACCGGGCGCAACCACCACCTGAACGGCTTCGCGACGATCTCCGAGTCCTCCACGGGATTCCCCGGGTACAACTCCCACATCCCGCCTTCCAACGTGACCATGGCGCACCTGCTGCGCGACGCCGGCTGGTCGACGTTCTGGGTCGGAAAGAACCACAACGTGCCCATCGACGAGTGGACGGCAGGCGCGTCGAAGAAGAACTGGCCGCTCGCGCAGGGGTACGACCGGTTCTACGGATTCATCGGCGGCGAGACGAACAACTGGTACCCCTCGCTCGCCGAGGACAACCACTACATCGACCAGCCGTACCTGCCGGAGGACGGTTACCACCTCTCGAAGGATCTCGCCGACCAGGCGCTCAAGATGATCCGCGACGTGAAGCAGACCGAGCCCGACAAGCCCTGGTACCTCTGGTTCTGCCCGGGAGCGAACCACGCACCCCACCACGCGCCGCAGGAGTACATCGACCGGTACAAGGGCAGGTTCGACGACGGCTACGAGGCCTACCGGGAGTGGGTGCTGCCGCGGATGATCGAGCGTGGCATCCTGCCCGACGACACCGACCTGACGGACATCAACCCGATGCCCGACGGAACCTTCACCCAGACCGACCTGGTGCGCCCGTGGGCAGAGCTCGACGATCAGGAACGGGCGATGTTCTCTCGAATGGCCGAGGTGTTCGCGGGCTTCTCCGAGTACACCGACGCGCAGGTCGGCCGTATCGTCGACTACCTCGAGGAGTCGGGGCAGTTGGAGAACACCCTGATCATCTACTGCGCCGACAACGGTGCGTCGGGCGAGGGCAGCCCGAACGGATCGGTGAACGAGGGCAAGATCTTCGGCGGCTACCCCGACGACGAGGCGGACAACCTGCGACTGGTCGACGAGCTCGGCAGCCCCGAGACCTACAACCACTACCCGACCGGGTGGGCTATGGCGTTCTCGACGCCGTACCGGATGTTCAAGCGGTACACCTACCAGGGCGGCGTCTGCGATCCGCTCGTCATCCATTGGCCGGCGGGGTTCCATGCGAAAGGCGAAGTCCGCTCGCAGTACCACCACTCGACGGACATCGTCCCCACCATCCTCGATGCGTGCGGCGTCGAGATGCCCGAGACCTACAACGGCGTCCAGCAGACGCCGTTGTCCGGCGTCTCGATGAGGTACTCGTTCGACGCCGCGCCGGACGGCCCGACCACCAAGCGCACGCAGTACTACGAGATGCTCGGGAGCCGCGGGATCTGGCACGAAGGTTGGAAAGCGGTCGCCGAGCATGGGCCGATGGCCGGCACGAGCGGTTTCGAGGACGACGTGTGGCAACTGTTCCACACCGACGTCGACCGGGCGGAGGCACACGACCTCGCCGACGAGCATCCCGAGAAGCTCGAGGAGTTGAAGGCGCTCTGGCTCGAGGAGGCGAAGGCCAACCAGGTGCTGCCGCTCAACGACCTGCAGATCATCGGCAATCCGAAGGACTTCGAGACGTTCGTCGCGATGGAGTTCCACCAGCCGGCGCCGCCGAGCGGGCGGTTCGTCTACTATCCGGGCACCTCCGAGGTGCCCGAACGCTCCGCGGCGAACGTCCACGGGGTCTCGTACAAGATCGCGGCAGAGGTCGAGTTCACGCCCGAGTCCCAGGGCGTGATCTTCGCGCACGGGTCGAGGTTCGGCGGGCACGCGCTGGTGGTCAAGGACGGTCAGGTGCACTACGTGTACAACTTCCTGGGCATCCCGCCCGAGGATCGCGTGTCGGCTCCCGTCCCGACCTCGGGCCGCCACATCATCGGGGTCGAGTTCACCAAGACCGGCACAGGACCCTACCGTGAGGGCACCGGCCCGGTGAAGCTCTACATCGACGACGAGCAGGTCGACGAGAAGGACATCCGCACCGTGCTCGGTCACTTCTCGCTCTGCGGCGAGGGGCTGACGATCGGTCGCGACAGCGCCGATCCCGTCTCCTCGCTGTACGGGTACGGGTTCGACTTCACGGGCGGCGAGGTCGCCAAGGTCGTGTTCGACATCGCGGACGACGCGTACCTCGACCTGGAGGCGCACCTGGCCGCGGCGATGGCGCGTGACTGA
- a CDS encoding HAD family phosphatase codes for MTEQPVTEASDRDRALPSWAEGPTRDAILAFVASVSSGPDAVPEAERIAVFDNDGTLWTEKPMPTQLAYIVEEWKRQAQQDASLAERQPWKAAVTGDYGWLGGALDKHYAGDDADLQVLIRGVVGITAGMSVEDYAASVSRFYAEAKHLTLGRPYSAAVFKPMIELLRYLEAHGFTVYLVSGGERDFMRPMTEDYYGIPPEHVVGTALGLEWDEETGDVRYTAALDFFDDGPVKPVRIWSRIGRRPLLAGGNSNGDMAMLDFARKGGGMALLVHHDDDSGRGDQPYDAGAERALGAASDRGYTVVSVKRDWTDVFPEA; via the coding sequence GTGACTGAGCAGCCCGTGACTGAGGCATCCGACCGCGACCGCGCCCTGCCGTCGTGGGCCGAGGGACCGACCCGCGACGCGATCCTCGCGTTCGTCGCGTCGGTCTCGTCGGGTCCCGATGCCGTGCCCGAGGCCGAACGCATCGCGGTGTTCGACAACGACGGCACCCTCTGGACCGAGAAGCCGATGCCCACGCAACTCGCGTACATCGTCGAGGAGTGGAAGCGGCAGGCGCAGCAGGATGCCTCGCTCGCCGAGCGGCAACCGTGGAAGGCCGCCGTGACGGGCGACTACGGCTGGCTCGGGGGTGCCCTCGACAAGCACTACGCCGGCGACGACGCAGACCTGCAGGTGCTCATCCGCGGCGTGGTCGGCATCACCGCCGGCATGAGCGTCGAGGACTACGCGGCGTCGGTGTCGCGGTTCTACGCCGAGGCGAAGCACCTCACGCTCGGTCGGCCCTACTCGGCGGCGGTGTTCAAGCCGATGATCGAACTGCTGCGGTACCTCGAGGCGCATGGCTTCACCGTCTACCTCGTCTCGGGCGGTGAGCGCGACTTCATGCGACCGATGACGGAGGACTACTACGGCATCCCGCCCGAGCACGTCGTGGGGACCGCGCTCGGACTCGAATGGGACGAGGAGACCGGTGACGTCAGGTACACCGCAGCGCTCGACTTCTTCGACGACGGCCCCGTCAAACCGGTCCGCATCTGGAGCAGGATCGGGCGACGCCCGCTGCTCGCCGGAGGCAACTCGAACGGGGACATGGCGATGCTCGACTTCGCGCGCAAGGGCGGCGGGATGGCGCTCCTGGTGCATCATGACGACGACTCCGGTCGTGGCGACCAGCCGTACGACGCCGGAGCCGAGCGGGCGCTCGGCGCGGCATCCGATCGCGGCTACACGGTCGTCAGCGTCAAGCGCGACTGGACCGACGTCTTCCCGGAGGCCTGA